One window of the Rhipicephalus microplus isolate Deutch F79 chromosome 2, USDA_Rmic, whole genome shotgun sequence genome contains the following:
- the LOC119169932 gene encoding uncharacterized protein LOC119169932 → MDNNRFDGWFNDILKKLPDGNVIVSDNAANHSRREEKLPTTALEKEEIREWLSSKNITFSKRVIKKKLLELVASVKSRFLSYIVDNTAARAGCILLRLLPYHCELNPIELVWANVKNVVTEENRDFKLSAVGAFLRDKIKQVTAKGWRKSIPHVIDVDANFRLQTSGNEPIQFIIIHFGDDKTDESEDDCELSDTESFDEA, encoded by the coding sequence ATGGATAACAATCGCTTTGATGGCTGGTTCAATGACATTCTGAAGAAGCTGCCAGATGGTAACGTCATTGTTTCAGACAATGCAGCTAACCATAGCCGGCGAGAAGAAAAATTGCCGACGACAGCCTTGGAGAAAGAAGAGATACGGGAGTGGCTATCAAGCAAGAACATCACCTTCAGTAAAAGGGTAATAAAGAAGAAGCTGCTTGAGCTGGTGGCATCTGTAAAGTCACGCTTTCTGAGCTACATCGTAGACAACACAGCTGCAAGGGCCGGTTGCATTTTACTCAGGCTCCTGCCGTACCACTGCGAACTTAATCCCATCGAGCTTGTGTGGGCCAACGTCAAAAACGTTGTCACTGAGGAAAACAGAGACTTCAAACTGTCCGCGGTCGGTGCCTTCTTGAGAGATAAAATAAAGCAGGTAACGGCGAAAGGCTGGAGGAAGAGCATTCCGCACGTGATAGACGTGGATGCAAACTTCAGACTTCAAACGTCTGGGAATGAGCCCAttcaattcatcatcattcattttgGTGACGATAAAACTGATGAAAGCGAGGACGACTGCGAGCTCTCTGACACTGAGTCATTTGACGAAGCATAG